The proteins below come from a single Tachysurus fulvidraco isolate hzauxx_2018 chromosome 26, HZAU_PFXX_2.0, whole genome shotgun sequence genomic window:
- the LOC113653793 gene encoding butyrophilin-like protein 1 isoform X3 translates to MATASNEFKLIGPSDREWYKYLAVTLSCRLSPEISAVDLEIRWFKETDCVCVYKNSKVTEGRGYEGRVSLFTQELERGNVSLQLRDCTGSDYGYYLCQVTDGDRTEEITVYMSWDLFVGVSK, encoded by the exons ATGGCGACTGCAAGCA ATGAGTTTAAACTCATTGGTCCCAGTGATAGAGAGTGGTATAAATACCTTGCTGTCACTCTCTCATGTcgtctgtctcctgaaatcagTGCTGTTGACTTGGAGATCCGGTGGTTTAAGGAGacagactgtgtttgtgtttataagaACAGTAAGGTGACAGAGGGGAGAGGTTATGAGGGCAGAGTGAGTCTGTTCACTCAGGAGCTGGAGAGAGGAAACGTCTCCTTACAGCTGAGAGACTGTACAGGGTCAGATTATGGATATTACCTCTGTCAGGTCACTGATGGAGACAGAACAGAAGagattacagtatatatgt CGTGG gaTTTGTTTG TGGGGGTAAGTAAATAA
- the LOC113653793 gene encoding butyrophilin-like protein 2 isoform X2: MATASNEFKLIGPSDREWYKYLAVTLSCRLSPEISAVDLEIRWFKETDCVCVYKNSKVTEGRGYEGRVSLFTQELERGNVSLQLRDCTGSDYGYYLCQVTDGDRTEEITVYMLADLFGEYKPLFCASDVLMLHE; this comes from the exons ATGGCGACTGCAAGCA ATGAGTTTAAACTCATTGGTCCCAGTGATAGAGAGTGGTATAAATACCTTGCTGTCACTCTCTCATGTcgtctgtctcctgaaatcagTGCTGTTGACTTGGAGATCCGGTGGTTTAAGGAGacagactgtgtttgtgtttataagaACAGTAAGGTGACAGAGGGGAGAGGTTATGAGGGCAGAGTGAGTCTGTTCACTCAGGAGCTGGAGAGAGGAAACGTCTCCTTACAGCTGAGAGACTGTACAGGGTCAGATTATGGATATTACCTCTGTCAGGTCACTGATGGAGACAGAACAGAAGagattacagtatatatgt TGGCT gaTTTGTTTGGTGAGTATAAACCCCTTTTCTGTGCTAGTGATGTCttgatgctgcatgaataa
- the LOC113653793 gene encoding butyrophilin-like protein 1 isoform X1 — MATASNEFKLIGPSDREWYKYLAVTLSCRLSPEISAVDLEIRWFKETDCVCVYKNSKVTEGRGYEGRVSLFTQELERGNVSLQLRDCTGSDYGYYLCQVTDGDRTEEITVYMSWDLFGEYKPLFCASDVLMLHE; from the exons ATGGCGACTGCAAGCA ATGAGTTTAAACTCATTGGTCCCAGTGATAGAGAGTGGTATAAATACCTTGCTGTCACTCTCTCATGTcgtctgtctcctgaaatcagTGCTGTTGACTTGGAGATCCGGTGGTTTAAGGAGacagactgtgtttgtgtttataagaACAGTAAGGTGACAGAGGGGAGAGGTTATGAGGGCAGAGTGAGTCTGTTCACTCAGGAGCTGGAGAGAGGAAACGTCTCCTTACAGCTGAGAGACTGTACAGGGTCAGATTATGGATATTACCTCTGTCAGGTCACTGATGGAGACAGAACAGAAGagattacagtatatatgt CGTGG gaTTTGTTTGGTGAGTATAAACCCCTTTTCTGTGCTAGTGATGTCttgatgctgcatgaataa